One window from the genome of Commensalibacter oyaizuii encodes:
- a CDS encoding major capsid family protein gives MTIQTKSWVRDRTVLENEFGIHLPNVVDYTTNARVGDGAFSPITAANNAIPAQFTTYIDPQIIEVLIAPLKAAQIYGEAKKGDWLHDTMMFTVVEPAGDIAAYGDFNQAGYSRMNTDFPQRQQFLVQAFAEWGDREVGRAGLANIDLPSRKRMAAALLLNHWQNQSYFFGVANLQNYGALNDPGLLPAITPTTKTAGGTTWENATAMEIYNDIQKLYRQLQSQTKGVIHLDNAVDMDSPLKLVVSNEVQAHLLKTNEYGIGVIDLLKKNFPNLVQMSAPQLSTEGGELVQLFVENYQGLDTFTCAFSEKLRSHGVVRESSSMKEKLTQGSWGAVLTRPVLVAQMIGV, from the coding sequence ATGACAATTCAAACAAAATCATGGGTTCGTGATCGAACAGTACTAGAAAACGAATTTGGTATTCATTTGCCAAATGTCGTCGATTATACAACAAATGCACGCGTTGGCGATGGTGCATTTTCACCGATAACTGCGGCAAATAATGCGATCCCTGCACAATTTACCACCTATATTGATCCACAGATTATTGAGGTTTTAATTGCCCCCTTAAAAGCTGCACAAATCTATGGTGAAGCAAAAAAAGGGGATTGGCTACACGATACCATGATGTTTACCGTTGTAGAGCCTGCTGGAGATATTGCTGCATATGGGGATTTTAATCAAGCGGGTTATAGCCGTATGAATACGGACTTTCCTCAACGTCAACAATTTCTAGTGCAAGCATTCGCTGAATGGGGGGATCGTGAAGTTGGGCGTGCGGGTTTGGCCAATATTGATCTTCCCTCACGTAAACGGATGGCAGCAGCCCTATTGTTAAATCATTGGCAAAATCAGAGCTATTTCTTTGGGGTGGCAAACCTGCAAAATTACGGGGCGTTGAACGATCCAGGGCTATTACCTGCTATTACCCCCACCACAAAAACAGCAGGGGGGACGACGTGGGAAAATGCAACGGCGATGGAGATTTATAACGATATCCAAAAATTATATCGTCAGTTACAATCTCAAACTAAAGGGGTTATTCATTTAGACAATGCTGTTGATATGGACAGCCCTTTAAAATTAGTAGTTTCTAACGAAGTACAGGCTCATTTACTGAAAACCAACGAATATGGTATTGGGGTTATTGATTTACTCAAGAAGAACTTCCCTAATTTAGTGCAGATGAGTGCGCCTCAACTTTCAACAGAAGGTGGGGAACTGGTACAACTTTTTGTTGAAAATTATCAAGGTTTGGATACATTCACCTGCGCATTTTCTGAGAAATTACGCAGTCATGGTGTTGTTCGTGAAAGTTCTTCCATGAAAGAAAAATTAACCCAAGGTTCGTGGGGGGCTGTTTTAACCCGTCCTGTGCTGGTTGCACAAATGATTGGGGTATAG
- a CDS encoding DUF4054 domain-containing protein, with amino-acid sequence MEQRSEHSDRELVFDWSDWASCFPELESYFRPENVRKIAERAAMYFNPGKNSAVSCVKERRILLYLLVSHLVFLQKKTESNDQIMGPIKSVSEGSISLSVDTSGSTSGKIDPWLAQSRYGYEFWALSKKYRSTFYIRPIPDPRYRIFP; translated from the coding sequence ATGGAACAACGATCTGAACATTCAGATCGGGAACTGGTTTTTGATTGGTCGGATTGGGCTTCTTGCTTTCCTGAGTTAGAAAGCTATTTCCGGCCGGAAAATGTGCGTAAAATTGCTGAACGTGCAGCAATGTATTTCAATCCAGGTAAAAATAGTGCAGTTTCCTGTGTTAAGGAACGACGTATTTTATTGTATTTATTGGTATCTCACTTGGTTTTTTTACAGAAAAAAACTGAGAGTAACGATCAAATTATGGGGCCAATTAAATCTGTATCCGAAGGCAGTATTTCTTTGTCTGTCGATACATCGGGCAGCACCTCTGGTAAAATTGATCCATGGTTGGCGCAAAGCCGTTATGGATACGAGTTTTGGGCATTAAGCAAAAAATACCGCAGCACATTTTATATTCGACCTATTCCCGATCCAAGATATCGCATATTCCCTTAG
- a CDS encoding LysM peptidoglycan-binding domain-containing protein: MSYYATVPLSWQTTIDRTSIAWDEYDDDIRNIVNQFNQHLRSTPEYHDLDWRLIKAMIWVETGQHSSQWHFKPMQIGNNGDNGLKAVINIRKIKQKNGKNKIVSDGAELIIPPAFAQDLTYKNKAEIQKNPQLNIKAGIAYLLLRHAKFKYRTRLDVDQQLYVVQVKRGDTLTQIAKDKLTTIGILQSLNRGVRTRYLQSGTWLIYRKASIQRYICGWHSITFASIAKRYNVKGDLYYAKKLQYIFQKFKYITYGG, from the coding sequence ATGTCCTATTATGCAACAGTTCCTTTATCTTGGCAAACTACCATTGACCGGACTTCGATTGCTTGGGATGAATATGATGATGATATTCGCAATATCGTTAATCAATTTAACCAGCATTTGCGCTCGACACCAGAATATCACGATTTGGATTGGCGATTAATCAAAGCAATGATATGGGTCGAGACAGGTCAACATAGTTCTCAATGGCATTTTAAACCGATGCAAATTGGGAATAATGGAGATAATGGATTAAAAGCTGTAATCAATATTCGTAAGATTAAACAAAAAAATGGTAAAAATAAAATCGTAAGTGATGGTGCTGAGTTAATAATCCCTCCTGCTTTTGCACAAGATCTAACCTACAAAAATAAAGCAGAGATTCAAAAAAATCCGCAATTAAATATTAAGGCAGGTATTGCATATTTATTATTGAGACATGCCAAATTTAAATACAGAACGCGTTTAGATGTTGATCAGCAATTGTATGTTGTTCAGGTTAAAAGGGGTGATACCTTAACTCAAATTGCAAAAGATAAACTTACAACTATTGGTATTTTGCAGTCATTAAATAGAGGTGTTCGGACAAGATATTTACAATCTGGCACATGGTTAATATATCGAAAAGCTTCTATACAAAGGTATATTTGTGGATGGCATTCAATTACTTTTGCTAGTATTGCAAAAAGATACAATGTTAAGGGGGATCTATATTATGCTAAGAAGTTACAATATATATTCCAAAAATTTAAATATATAACTTATGGAGGGTAA
- a CDS encoding DUF3383 family protein, which yields MSIPLNNIVKINPGVLDVGNNGNNLFGLLLTQKGVIAANQITTFTSSDQIGKLFGYDSTEYNLANVYFAGFTDSDRVAAQLYMAPFYTTDSNASLLGGSLSYIKLEDLRKFGGDLKINIDGHDITVGKEAIDLSHVNSFSDAADYLTTLLRNLLAKTLNKAISDQETKVTVSFSSGTNSLIVTSPTTGVKSSVGFASGELANNLRLSRDQGAVQSVAVSNPSVVGLLNTLRKQNLSFCSVFLAWEVNDEQKMEFAKWAHSMRDDVCVILSDSNNNAYFPNKGLSFAEKVAAVGYEGVVSVYNNLELCAFIAGYPAAWDLTKTDGRFTAAFRRSSLLTANVTDEDQALALKANGYNFYGIWASATSNFTFMYEGRISGQYLWLDSWYCQVWMRRLFQYYFVLTLLAKGQIPYNTDGKGILTTAIKPAIDQFMNFGAIRTGIGLSDQQVQALKQAGLNQSQINNITSTGYYLKVDMARVTPQVRVQRGSPPISFWYTDGQSVQQINMNSIEIQ from the coding sequence ATGAGTATCCCTTTAAATAATATAGTTAAGATTAATCCCGGTGTATTGGACGTTGGGAATAATGGGAATAATTTGTTTGGTTTGTTATTAACCCAAAAAGGCGTTATTGCGGCTAATCAAATTACGACGTTTACATCATCAGATCAGATTGGGAAATTATTTGGTTACGATTCAACTGAATATAATTTAGCCAATGTCTATTTTGCTGGATTTACCGATTCAGACCGTGTGGCTGCACAATTATATATGGCACCTTTTTATACAACAGACAGTAACGCAAGCTTACTTGGTGGGTCTTTGTCGTATATAAAATTGGAAGATCTACGCAAGTTTGGTGGAGATCTGAAGATTAATATCGATGGTCATGATATAACAGTTGGTAAAGAGGCAATTGATTTATCTCATGTCAATAGTTTTAGCGACGCTGCAGATTATTTAACAACACTTTTAAGAAATTTATTGGCAAAAACGTTAAATAAAGCAATATCAGATCAAGAAACTAAAGTTACAGTTTCCTTTTCATCTGGCACAAATTCATTGATTGTGACGTCTCCAACTACTGGCGTAAAATCATCGGTGGGTTTTGCCAGTGGGGAGTTAGCAAACAACTTGCGCCTGTCACGAGATCAGGGGGCTGTGCAGTCTGTTGCCGTCTCTAATCCAAGTGTAGTTGGGTTATTAAATACTTTACGCAAACAAAACTTGTCTTTTTGTTCTGTATTTTTGGCGTGGGAAGTAAACGACGAACAAAAAATGGAATTTGCTAAATGGGCACATTCCATGAGAGACGACGTATGTGTTATTTTGTCAGACAGTAACAATAACGCGTATTTCCCTAACAAAGGTTTATCATTTGCCGAAAAAGTAGCTGCTGTTGGATATGAGGGCGTTGTAAGTGTTTATAATAATCTTGAGCTTTGTGCATTTATTGCAGGATATCCTGCAGCTTGGGATTTAACCAAAACGGACGGTCGCTTTACCGCGGCATTCAGGCGCAGTTCTTTGTTGACCGCCAATGTTACCGATGAAGACCAAGCACTGGCATTAAAAGCCAATGGCTATAATTTCTACGGTATTTGGGCATCTGCAACCTCTAATTTTACCTTTATGTATGAAGGTCGTATTTCAGGACAATATCTATGGTTGGACAGCTGGTATTGCCAAGTTTGGATGCGTCGCCTGTTTCAGTATTATTTTGTTTTGACCTTATTGGCCAAGGGGCAAATTCCATACAATACTGATGGCAAGGGGATTTTAACCACCGCTATTAAACCCGCCATTGACCAGTTTATGAACTTTGGTGCCATTCGTACGGGTATTGGGCTTTCAGACCAACAAGTCCAGGCTTTAAAACAGGCTGGATTAAACCAATCGCAGATTAATAATATTACGTCAACGGGGTATTATCTTAAGGTTGATATGGCGCGCGTTACCCCCCAAGTCAGGGTTCAACGTGGCTCACCACCGATTAGTTTTTGGTATACCGATGGTCAATCCGTCCAGCAAATTAATATGAACAGCATCGAGATTCAATAA
- a CDS encoding phage tail fiber protein: MSANKTITAINTKLTLIASNPWVNNTAADAVGLGSTATGFVSPLVGVPLSLEGMTSDNPFSFSQQNMVETQTSMEGNLYGGYLATAQTVELTITFIAASDSLATLQSLAKIMQVQRETMKFNGTMIVPSQGKTFALNNGYWIDWQSIPTHAKILQPVPCKFRFESVDETLEM; the protein is encoded by the coding sequence ATGTCAGCAAATAAAACAATTACAGCGATTAACACGAAATTGACCTTAATCGCATCTAATCCTTGGGTAAATAATACAGCAGCCGACGCCGTAGGTTTAGGCTCGACAGCAACAGGGTTTGTTTCCCCACTGGTTGGCGTTCCACTTAGTCTTGAAGGAATGACATCAGATAACCCTTTTAGTTTCTCTCAACAAAATATGGTGGAAACCCAAACCTCAATGGAGGGTAATTTATACGGGGGGTATTTGGCAACCGCACAAACGGTAGAATTAACCATTACCTTTATTGCTGCCTCTGATTCATTGGCAACGTTACAGTCACTGGCAAAGATTATGCAAGTGCAGCGCGAAACGATGAAGTTTAACGGCACTATGATTGTTCCATCCCAAGGCAAAACCTTTGCCTTAAACAACGGATACTGGATTGATTGGCAATCTATTCCAACACACGCAAAAATCTTGCAACCTGTCCCTTGTAAATTCAGGTTTGAATCCGTCGATGAAACGTTGGAAATGTAG